Genomic DNA from Sporosarcina sp. ANT_H38:
GAGCAATTCTATCAATCGGTTAGATCTGATTGAAGAGAATTGCTCTTTTTATCATTTGTCGATTTGTTCGTTGCGGATCATATGTAAGGCCCGACTAAGCATTTGCGCATTTTTCTCGTTTATTTCTTCTTTTCTTGGAATTGGTTCATAAAGTGGTACGGGATCCTCCCATGTTGGAATAAGTGTAACGGGAGATTGTCCCTGCCATGTTGATAGCCAGTCCTCAGGTAGGGGGCCAGTAGGTGCAGTGACATTTTTCATGGCCAACCAAATATGAGCCCAAGCCCTTGGGACAACGCGCCAAATATCATAGCCGCCACCACCAACGGCAATCCAGCGACCTTCACAATATTCTTCAGCGATTTCGCGTGCAACACGTGGAATTTCTTTGTAAATATCCATCGTCCCATAAAGGTGAGTCAAGGGATCAAAATAATGTGCGTCCGCCCCATTTTGTGTCAAAATGACATCTGGTTTGAAAAATTCAGTCACTTCTTTCATGGCTGTTTTATAAATAGAGAGAAACGACTCATCCTCCGTAAAAGCGTCTATCGGGAAATTGAAGGAAGTACCATAGCCGGCACCATTGCCACGTTCGGTAATATTTCCGGTTCCAGGAAACAGATAACGACCAGTTTCGTGGATGGATAGTGTACAGACTGTCGGATCATCATAGAAGCTCCATTGTACGCCATCTCCATGATGGGCGTCTGTATCGATATAGAGAACGCGTGCCCCGTACTTTTCTTGTAAGTACTTTATAGCAACTGAGCTGTCATTATAGACGCAAAAGCCAGACGCACGTCCATGAAATCCATGATGTAGACCTCCGCCGAGGTTCAATGCATACTTAGAGCGTCCTTGCATCACTTCATCTACCGCAGTCAGTGTACCGCCGACTAGCATGGCACTGGCTTCATGCATATTTGGAAAGATTGGGGTATCTTCTGTACCGATACCGTAAATACCACCCACATCTTCAAGTAGTTCACCTTTTCCTGCCTTTTTTACGATGTCAATAAATTTCTTGTCATGAGCGAGAAGTAATTCTTCGTCTGTAGCCATACGAGGTGCGATGATATCGCTGTCCTGAATGGACCCGGATTTCTTTAAGAGATCGAGGGTCAACAGAATTCTTTTTTGGTTGAACGGATGTGAATCAGAAAAAGAGTACCCAAGTTGTTCTTCCGAAAAGATGAAAACAGCATCTTTTTTCATAAGTCAATGCCTGGAACGTTTGGCCATAGGACGTCAAATCCACTATCCTTCAGTCCTTGAATAATTTTGAGTGGATTCATCGAATTAATCCGGATGACAAGAATCTTATTTGCTTCGTTCTCTATATCGGGATAGACAAGTACACTCAAAACGTTAATTTTCTGCTCGTGGAATACTTTGGATACTTCGAAAAGAATTCCGGGTGTATTAGGGACGCGCACTTCTATTTGTGAACCGGGCTGATGTGCACCCGTTAGTTCAATATATTTGTAAAGTAAATCTGTTTCTGTGATGATTCCAACCAATTTATTATTTGACACAATCGGTAATGAACCAATTTTATTATCGTAAAATAGTACCGCTGCTTCTTCAACAAAGTCCATTGGATGTCCAGTAATCGGATTTTTTGTCATCACTTCCGAAAGCAAAGTTTCATACGGGCTATTGTCAACTATTTCGGAAATGGAAGATGGAACAACTTCTTTCAAATCTCGATCCGTCACAATGCCAACTACCGTGCCGTCCGCAGATAGGATTGGCAAGTGTCGGATTTTTTTGTCCCGCATAGCGTCAAGTGCATTTTTTACTGTATTTTCCGGCGACAGTGTTAATACGTCCTTAATCATTATTTCTTCAATTAACATTCAATTACCCCGCTTTCAATACATGAATCGGTTCATGAATCGTAAACCGTCAAATTTTTGTACAGATTCCTGATCAATCCTTTTTCCGATACGTGCCATCAAGCAATTGGCTGGGTGAGAACTTATTTCAGGATCATCGGTGGCGTAATATTCTAAACCGCCGGCATTCATCATCTTCTCCATTATTTTTCTGTATTCCCACACATTAAGCTTCGTACCTTTCAAATCCCAGTGCCAATAATATTCAGTTGTCAGAATAATATAATCTTCCATTGCATCATCCATCATAGAAACACTTAAAAGTGATTTACCGACTCCGCCAGCCCTGAATTTCGGAATAACTTCAATTGCCCCAAGTTCGATTAAATTCTCTATTTTCCCTTGCGACCACCGTTCCAGGAGATCTGGATACAAATAAGTTACGTAACCCACAATTTCATTTGAATCGCGAACGATTAAAATACGACCTTCCGGGAGTCCTGCAATTTCAATGAGTGCCTTGTGTTGCTGTGCAGGAGGTCTGAAAGCAACAAGATCTTTGTGAAAGTCTAAGTTAGTCAGGTATTCTGCAGTAATGGGCCCCTCAATAACAATGTTTCCATTCTTATGTTTTATCTCCATCGCGTTATATGTTTTTATATGTTCCAATATGATCACCTCCATATATGATATAAACCTACTACCTAGTATACAACAATATTGATAAATAATAGCCAGTTGATTGCTACAAATTTAAAAATGTTGGAAAAGTAAAATTAATTAGACAACTAGGTTTAGAGTGAGGTAGAATGATAGTATATTGTAGTTCTGAAAGGGTGAAATGGATGGTAATGAAAACGTTGCCCGCAGTTCATGGGGATTATCAGTTAGCAGATTATGACCGTACAGTTGCAGATTTTAAATGGGGGGATATAGAAAAAGAATTCAGTTGGTATGAAAGCGGACTCATGAATATTGCTCACGAAGCGGTTGATCGTCACGCAGACTCTTATCGAAAAAATAAAGTTGCACTCTATTATAAAGATGCGAATCGAAAAGAAACCTATACGTATAATGAAATGAAAAAGATGTCTAATAAAGCAGCAAACGTATTGCGTAACCAGTCGCCACTTGAAAAAGGGGATCGGATTTTCATCTTTATGCCACGCTCACCGGAATTGTACTTTTCGCTATTGGGTGCATTAAAATTGGGTGCTATCGTCGGACCGCTTTTTGAGGCATTCATGGAAGGCGCTGTTTATGACAGATTGTCTGATAGTGAAGCGACTGCAATCATCACGACGCCTGAACTTCTTGAACGGGTTCCGGTCGACAAATTACCGCATTTAAAAACAATCTTTATTGTAGGAGAAAATGTTGTAGAAGAAGGTCTAATTGTTGACTTCAACAAGCACATGAAAGACGCTTCTCAAACTTTCCAAGTCGAATGGATGGAAAGAGAAGACCCAACACTTCTGCATTATACTTCCGGTTCAACAGGAAAACCAAAGGGCGTCGTACATGTGCAGGAGGCGATGGTACAGCAATTGCAGACGACACGGTGGGTTCTGGATCTGAAAGATGAGGACATTTTCTGGTGTACCGCAGATCCTGGTTGGGTGACAGGCACAGCTTATGGTATTTTCGGGCCGATGCTTGCTGGGGCGACCAGCCTGATTCTTGGGGGCAGATTTTCGGCAGATGCTTGGTATGGAGCAATTGAGGAATATGGTGTCACGGTTTGGTATAGTGCGCCGACGGCATTCCGAATGCTTATGGGAGTAGGGGAAGGCCCACTAAGCAATTTCGATCTTTCATCACTACGCCATATTCTTTCTGTGGGTGAACCGCTTAATCCGGAAGTAATCCGTTGGGGGTCTGAAGCGTTTAAATTACGCATTCATGACACATGGTGGATGACGGAAACAGGCGCACAAACAATCTGCAATTTCGGATGTCTGCCAATTAAACCTGGATCAATGGGTAAACCGGTTCCTGGTATTGAAGCAGCAATCGTTGATGATCAAGGAAATGTATTGCCTCCAAATCATATGGGTAACTTAGCTATTAAAAAAGGATGGCCAGCAATGATGCGTAAAATATGGAATAATCCAGAAAAATATGCATCTTACTTTATCAATGATGAGTGGTATGTTTCGGGTGATTCAGCATATATCGACGAGGAGGGATATTTCTTTTTCCAGGGCCGTGTCGACGATGTAATAATGACGAGTGGAGAACGGGTAGGACCTTTCGAAGTTGAGAGCAAACTACTTGAGCATCCTGCGATTGTAGAAGCTGGGGTTATAGGTAAACCAGACCCGGTTCGCGGCGAAATTATTAAAGCTTTTGTAGCGCTTCATGAAGGAATTGAGCCAACAGATGAATTAAAAGAGGACATACGACAATTTGTAAAAAAAGGATTGGCGGCACATGCTGCTCCACGTGAGATTGAATTTAAGGATAAATTACCGAAAACACGAAGCGGAAAAATTATGCGACGTGTGTTAAAAGCTTGGGAATTGAATTTGCCGACAGGTGACCTGTCGACAATGGAAGACTAACGCCGAGCAAAAAAGAGCTTATCCGCTATCAATAGCGGACAAGCTCTTTTTTTATTCACCACCAGTTTCGTCATCTCCGCCAGTTGGCGGCACCGTACCTCCATTACTTCCGTCCCCATTACCAGGAGGCGGAGTGGTAGTTGGTGGAGTAGTGACAGGTGGTATGTTTTCAGTAGGCGTTTCGATAACTTCCTCTTCAACAACTTCTTCTTCAGGTTCAGAACTTGCAGGGGTGACCGTATTAGAAACATTCGAAAGTCTTCCGGTAATATCGATAGCCTTGACTGAGTATGAGCCGGTACCGACAGAAAAAGTATTCGAAGAATCGTCTCTAACTGTACCTATTTTAACATTATTTTCATAAACGTAGTACCCGATCACATCATTGGAAGGTGAATCGCTCCACGTTATTGTCGTTCCATTCAAAACGATATTTACAGGTGCAGGAGCGACATCGTCGGCATTAAATATAGCCCCAGACACGATATGAGACGCGAAAGCTGAGTTCATTGGAAACAGTTTTGAAGCGTCGCCTTTCCATGGCCCGAGCATACGGTCGATGAACAACTGGTTAACACCTGTGCCACCTGATGATACAAATTCGCTAGGTGTCGATGGAAGTGCAAGGTACCTCGTTCCTTTAACAGATACATAAGAAGAAGAGGTGATGCTGTCATCCGGTTTTGTGGGTAACATCGCTTTTGAATTGAATAAATCTGTTTTCACAAGCCCTGCTGCCGAACATTCAACAGAAGGAGCAAGACCAGAAATGCCACAGAAAGATTTTTCAACGACACCGTCAGGACGACTGAATTTTGTAGAGGCCCCGATTACATCTGGTGCTACTTCGTTCGCGGCATTCATAATACGAGCGAAAAGCATGCTTGTCCGTGTTGAAGGGTGCAATGTTTGCTTTTCCAATCCATAATAGAGACTTCGAGTACGATCTTTATATCCAAGCCAAACGCCAAGAGAAACGTTGGGATTATAGCCAACGAGCCATGCATCGCCGTATCCTTGTGTTGTTCCTGTTTTGGCTGCAAGGTCCATGTTGAAATTCATATTTTGCGGAACTTGAGCACCTGTCCCACCAGTTTTTACAACATCACGTAACATATCTGTGATGATATAACTTGTTTCAGGGCTGAATACATCAACGGGTTCGATTTCATGCTGATAGACGATATTGCCATCAGTATCCTCAATTTTCTCTATCATATAAGCGTCAACAAATTGTCCGTCATTTGCGAATGTTGAAAATGCATTCGTGTTTTCCTCAACGCTCATCCCGATATCCATTCCGCCATATGATGTGGAAAAGTTGACGTAGTCACCAGGAACAAGTTTCGAGATGCCCATCTTTTCTAGGAATTCAGCGGGTCGTCTGTCAACAATATCTCGGTATAATCTTGCTGTCGCTAAGTTTAAAGACCTTGAAAGAGCTTCTCGCGCTGGGATAATTCCAGCTTCCAACGTTTTTGTATAGTTATTCGGAGACCATACGGAACCGTCCCCCTGTTGTACATTAAATTTCACATCGACGACAGGACTTCCAGCTCCGATGACACCGTATTCGATAGCTGGTGCATAAACGAGAAGTGGCTTCATTGCAGATCCGTTCTGTCTATATGCTTGAGTCGCGTGGTTAAGTGCTTCATGTTCATGTCCGCGTCCACCGATGAAGGATAGAATTTTACCAGTGCTGTTTTCAATCATAATTGAACCAACCTGTACCGGATCCTCCTCCAACTCAACTTCGCCAGAATCAGAATCTTTCACTTCTCGTGTATATGTGAATCCGTAATGTTCGAAATTATTACCAACTTCACTCATCTTGTCATATAGATCCTTATTAACGGTAGAGTAAATTCTATACCCATCATTTTTCATTGAACGAGTAGCAAGTATGGAGTACTTTTCCATTAGTTTTTTTTCTTGTTCTAGACGTTCCACATCGATGCCATCTTTTGCTGCGATGATTTTCGCGAGTATAACGACGGTGCGATTCTGGATTTCTTGTGTCAAATAAGGGTATCTTTCATTCGCTCGTAGTACAGGATCACGAAAATCTTTCGTAATATCGTAAACGATTGCTTCTTTGTATTGCTGTTCAGTTATGTAACCAGTTTCTTTCATTCTGAAAAGAACTGTTTTCATCCGATCGATTCCTGGCTTTAAGAACTCTTCATCTTTCAACCCTCCACCGCTTTTGAAAGGTGTGTAAGCAAAAGGTGCCTGGGGAATTCCTGCGATGAAGGCGGCCTGTGGTAAATTCAATTTCACCGCTTTTGTAGCGAAAATACCGCCAGCTGCAGTCTCGATACCTGCAATATTCTGCCCATTTGAATTACGTCCGTATGGAATAATGTTCAAGTAAGCTTCAAGAATTTCATCCTTTGTCATGAAATGCTCGATTCTCATTGCCAGTAGCATTTCTTTTGCTTTCCGTTCGTATGACACTTCGTTTGTCAAAATTTGATTTTTGACAAGCTGTTGTGTCAATGTTGAACCGCCTGTCTGGCTATCTGAGTTCGTTACATCCTGTAATAGTCCACGAAAAATTGCTTTAGGGACAATGCCCTCATGTTGTTCGAAATACTCATCCTCTGTGGCAAGTACCGCATCTATAACATGGGATGATACGTTCCCGAGTTTTGTCTCGCGTCGTTCTATATCAGAGTTGACTTTACCGATATAGACGTTGTCCGCAAGGTAAAGTTCGGATGTTTCTTCGTAAGTGAAGATTGCATCACGCATTTCCTGTTTGGAGCGGAGTGGTTCTTTGGCCACTAATGAAGCGAAATATCCTGCACCGACTGAACCGGCAAAAACAGTAAGCGTCAATCCCACTATAATGAATAGTAGAAAAAGGTTCCAGGTGACACCTGATGTGATTCGCATCCCTTTTGCCCATTTCGTTTTATTCAACGTTTCAAGCTTCTCTTCTATTAAATCAATTCGATTCTTTTGATGTTTACTCACTAAAATCAACCTCCTGAAATCTTATCTATTATATCACATTTCCATAACTGCCAATCAATAATGTTTGACAACTTTGGAATATCAGTTAGAATTATTGATACATATACTTTCACATGTTGAATGAGTCGAAGTAGTGGTTGTGGAACCGTTTAGAGAGGCAGCGGCTGGTGAAAGCTGTTCGGTAAACTAATCATGAATTACAGCTCTGGAGTGTGACGCGTGCGCAGTGTTATTGCGTTTTGAGTGGAGAATTTTTTCTCAAGCCGGGTGGTACCGCGTTAATACGATAATTAGCGTCCTTGCATGATTTATTAAAATCGTGTAAGGGCTTTTTTGTTGTCTAGCTTTAGGTACTAGGTGCAACGACGCCCAATGGACGCGGTGCGTTATTACTTGAATTTCAGGAGGAGTTAAGATGAAAGAGAAATTGATGGAAGATTTAAAGTGGAGAGGTTTACTATACCAACAAACGGATGAAGCGGGTCTTGAGGACTTGCT
This window encodes:
- a CDS encoding acetoin utilization protein AcuC; the encoded protein is MKKDAVFIFSEEQLGYSFSDSHPFNQKRILLTLDLLKKSGSIQDSDIIAPRMATDEELLLAHDKKFIDIVKKAGKGELLEDVGGIYGIGTEDTPIFPNMHEASAMLVGGTLTAVDEVMQGRSKYALNLGGGLHHGFHGRASGFCVYNDSSVAIKYLQEKYGARVLYIDTDAHHGDGVQWSFYDDPTVCTLSIHETGRYLFPGTGNITERGNGAGYGTSFNFPIDAFTEDESFLSIYKTAMKEVTEFFKPDVILTQNGADAHYFDPLTHLYGTMDIYKEIPRVAREIAEEYCEGRWIAVGGGGYDIWRVVPRAWAHIWLAMKNVTAPTGPLPEDWLSTWQGQSPVTLIPTWEDPVPLYEPIPRKEEINEKNAQMLSRALHMIRNEQIDK
- a CDS encoding acetoin utilization AcuB family protein, with the translated sequence MLIEEIMIKDVLTLSPENTVKNALDAMRDKKIRHLPILSADGTVVGIVTDRDLKEVVPSSISEIVDNSPYETLLSEVMTKNPITGHPMDFVEEAAVLFYDNKIGSLPIVSNNKLVGIITETDLLYKYIELTGAHQPGSQIEVRVPNTPGILFEVSKVFHEQKINVLSVLVYPDIENEANKILVIRINSMNPLKIIQGLKDSGFDVLWPNVPGIDL
- a CDS encoding GNAT family N-acetyltransferase, with the translated sequence MEHIKTYNAMEIKHKNGNIVIEGPITAEYLTNLDFHKDLVAFRPPAQQHKALIEIAGLPEGRILIVRDSNEIVGYVTYLYPDLLERWSQGKIENLIELGAIEVIPKFRAGGVGKSLLSVSMMDDAMEDYIILTTEYYWHWDLKGTKLNVWEYRKIMEKMMNAGGLEYYATDDPEISSHPANCLMARIGKRIDQESVQKFDGLRFMNRFMY
- the acsA gene encoding acetate--CoA ligase, with translation MVMKTLPAVHGDYQLADYDRTVADFKWGDIEKEFSWYESGLMNIAHEAVDRHADSYRKNKVALYYKDANRKETYTYNEMKKMSNKAANVLRNQSPLEKGDRIFIFMPRSPELYFSLLGALKLGAIVGPLFEAFMEGAVYDRLSDSEATAIITTPELLERVPVDKLPHLKTIFIVGENVVEEGLIVDFNKHMKDASQTFQVEWMEREDPTLLHYTSGSTGKPKGVVHVQEAMVQQLQTTRWVLDLKDEDIFWCTADPGWVTGTAYGIFGPMLAGATSLILGGRFSADAWYGAIEEYGVTVWYSAPTAFRMLMGVGEGPLSNFDLSSLRHILSVGEPLNPEVIRWGSEAFKLRIHDTWWMTETGAQTICNFGCLPIKPGSMGKPVPGIEAAIVDDQGNVLPPNHMGNLAIKKGWPAMMRKIWNNPEKYASYFINDEWYVSGDSAYIDEEGYFFFQGRVDDVIMTSGERVGPFEVESKLLEHPAIVEAGVIGKPDPVRGEIIKAFVALHEGIEPTDELKEDIRQFVKKGLAAHAAPREIEFKDKLPKTRSGKIMRRVLKAWELNLPTGDLSTMED
- a CDS encoding transglycosylase domain-containing protein translates to MSKHQKNRIDLIEEKLETLNKTKWAKGMRITSGVTWNLFLLFIIVGLTLTVFAGSVGAGYFASLVAKEPLRSKQEMRDAIFTYEETSELYLADNVYIGKVNSDIERRETKLGNVSSHVIDAVLATEDEYFEQHEGIVPKAIFRGLLQDVTNSDSQTGGSTLTQQLVKNQILTNEVSYERKAKEMLLAMRIEHFMTKDEILEAYLNIIPYGRNSNGQNIAGIETAAGGIFATKAVKLNLPQAAFIAGIPQAPFAYTPFKSGGGLKDEEFLKPGIDRMKTVLFRMKETGYITEQQYKEAIVYDITKDFRDPVLRANERYPYLTQEIQNRTVVILAKIIAAKDGIDVERLEQEKKLMEKYSILATRSMKNDGYRIYSTVNKDLYDKMSEVGNNFEHYGFTYTREVKDSDSGEVELEEDPVQVGSIMIENSTGKILSFIGGRGHEHEALNHATQAYRQNGSAMKPLLVYAPAIEYGVIGAGSPVVDVKFNVQQGDGSVWSPNNYTKTLEAGIIPAREALSRSLNLATARLYRDIVDRRPAEFLEKMGISKLVPGDYVNFSTSYGGMDIGMSVEENTNAFSTFANDGQFVDAYMIEKIEDTDGNIVYQHEIEPVDVFSPETSYIITDMLRDVVKTGGTGAQVPQNMNFNMDLAAKTGTTQGYGDAWLVGYNPNVSLGVWLGYKDRTRSLYYGLEKQTLHPSTRTSMLFARIMNAANEVAPDVIGASTKFSRPDGVVEKSFCGISGLAPSVECSAAGLVKTDLFNSKAMLPTKPDDSITSSSYVSVKGTRYLALPSTPSEFVSSGGTGVNQLFIDRMLGPWKGDASKLFPMNSAFASHIVSGAIFNADDVAPAPVNIVLNGTTITWSDSPSNDVIGYYVYENNVKIGTVRDDSSNTFSVGTGSYSVKAIDITGRLSNVSNTVTPASSEPEEEVVEEEVIETPTENIPPVTTPPTTTPPPGNGDGSNGGTVPPTGGDDETGGE